One window of Quercus robur chromosome 5, dhQueRobu3.1, whole genome shotgun sequence genomic DNA carries:
- the LOC126726039 gene encoding NAC domain-containing protein 73-like, which translates to MTWCNDSDDDRAFQIITATSKENTNVLDPPKTDDIRNTITCPSCGQEIEFQDQAGIHDLPGLPAGVKFDPTDHEILEHLEAKILSDTRKLHPLIDEFIPTLEGENGICYTHPEKLPGVSKDGQIRHFFHRPSKAYTTGTRKRRKVHTDEDGSETRWHKTGKTRPVFVGGAVKGYKKILVLYTNYGRQRKPEKTNWVMHQYHLGNNEEEKDGELVASKVFYQTQPRQCGSSIKDSLTNQSVHDSPNEIPIPKNPTALLEYYNTPFINYDQGGHNRESPPQLIPNLVVQGDASSFVRLAADASKGKYERK; encoded by the exons ATGACATGGTGCAATGATTCAGACGATGATAGGGCTTTTCAGATAATCACGGCAACttctaaagaaaatacaaatgtTCTCGACCCACCCAAAACCGATGATATCAGAAATACCATAACATGCCCATCATGTGGCCAGGAGATAGAGTTCCAAGATCAG GCCGGAATTCATGATTTGCCGGGGCTACCAGCAGGGGTGAAGTTTGATCCGACAGACCATGAGATTCTTGAACATTTAGAGGCAAAGATTCTGTCTGATACGCGGAAGCTTCATCCTCTTATTGATGAATTCATCCCAACACTTGAGGGAGAGAATGGAATTTGCTATACTCATCCAGAAAAACTACCAG GAGTAAGCAAAGACGGCCAAATCCGGCACTTCTTCCATCGACCTTCAAAGGCATACACGACTGGGACTAGGAAACGAAGGAAGGTCCACACTGATGAAGATGGGAGCGAGACGAGATGGCACAAAACAGGCAAGACAAGGCCAGTCTTTGTTGGTGGGGCAGTGAAGGGGTACAAAAAGATCTTGGTTCTCTACACCAACTATGGCAGGCAGAGAAAGCCTGAGAAAACAAACTGGGTGATGCACCAATACCATCTTGGGAACaatgaagaagagaaagatgGAGAATTAGTGGCTTCAAAGGTTTTCTACCAGACACAACCTAGACAATGTGGTTCAAGTATTAAGGATTCATTGACTAACCAAAGCGTGCATGATAGTCCTAATGAGATTCCTATACCTAAAAACCCTACAGCTCTTTTGGAGTATTACAACACTCCTTTTATTAACTATGACCAGGGGGGCCATAATAGGGAAAGCCCACCACAACTAATTCCAAATTTGGTTGTCCAAGGTGATGCGTCTTCGTTTGTTCGATTAGCTGCAGATGCAAGCAAAGGAAAGTATGAGAGAAAATAG
- the LOC126726038 gene encoding uncharacterized protein LOC126726038: MLKYFRGRDNSSSDTSPQSSSSPSRSPSASPVTGPARPIRLVYSDEKGKFRMDPEAVAALQLVKGPVGVVSVCGRARQGKSYILNQLLGRSSGFQVASTHRPCTKGLWLWSAPLKRTALDGTEYNLLLLDSEGIDAYDQTGTYSTQIFSLAVLLSSMFIYNQMGGIDEAALDRLSLVTQMTKHVRVRASGGRTTASEIGQFSPIFVWLLRDFYLDLVEDDRRITPRDYLELALRPVQGSGKDMAAKNEIRDSIRALFPDRECFPLVRPLNNENDLQRLDQISLDRLRPEFRSGLDALTKFVFERTRPKQVGATVMTGPILVGITESYIAALNNGAVPTISSSWQSVEETECRRAFDSATDVYKSSFDRSKPPEEVTLRETHEEAVQKSLATFNAGAVGVGSTRKKYEDLLQKFFRKEFEDYKRNAYMEADLRCSTAIQSMEKRLRAACHASDANIDNVVKVLDALLSEYEASSHGPGKWQKLAVFLHESLEGQVLDLTKRLIDQVRSEKNSLMLKCRSIEDRMALLNKQLEASEKYKSEYLKRYEDAINDKKKLADEYMSRITNLQGNCSSLEERSSSLLKALDSAKQESLDWKRKYEQFLTKQKAEEDQASSEIAVLKSRSSAAEALLAAAREQAQSAQEEAGEWKRKYDIAVREAKSALEKAAIVQERSNKQTQQREDALREEFSGNLAEKEEEIKDKEARLAYAEQRLTTLKSELKVAESKVESYDAELSSLKLQIKELNEKLDDVNDRAKSFEREAKILEQEKIHLEQKYVSEFKRFDEVQERCKIAEREAKRATEVADKARAEAGTAQKEKNEMQRLAMERLAQIERAERQIENLERHKNDLADEVERIRVSEMDAVSKVALLEARVEEREKEIDSLLTSNNDERSTTVQALQSLLDSERAAHAEANNRAEALSLHLQSAQAKIDKLQQELTKVRINETALDSKLKTVSHGKRPRVDDFEMGLESVQDMDTSDKIMRGNKRSRSTNSPLKYMHSEDGGSVFKGDEDNHSQQTNQEDYTKFTVQKLKQELTKHNFGAELLQLKNPNKRDILALYEKCILQKS, encoded by the exons ATGTTGAAGTATTTCAGAGGAAGAGACAATTCCTCTTCCGATACTTCTCCTCAATCTTCCTCATCTCCTTCTCGCTCTCCTTCTGCGTCGCCGGTCACCGGTCCGGCGAGGCCGATCCGTCTCGTTTACTCAGATGAGAAAGGAAAGTTCAGGATGGATCCGGAGGCCGTCGCCGCGCTCCAACTCGTCAAGGGTCCCGTCGGCGTCGTCTCCGTCTGCGGTCGCGCTCGCCAGGGCAAGAGCTATATTCTCAACCAG CTTCTTGGGAGGAGTAGTGGATTTCAAGTAGCTTCAACTCATCGGCCCTGCACAAAGGGGCTTTGGTTGTGGAGTGCACCTTTGAAGAGAACTGCTCTTGATGGAACTGAGTATAATCTTTTATTACTGGATAGTGAAGGAATAGATGCTTATGATCAAACG GGAACATACAGCACCCAGATATTCTCCTTGGCAGTCCTCCTATCTAGCATGTTTATTTACAACCAG ATGGGCGGCATAGATGAGGCTGCACTTGATCGTCTCTCTCTTGTTACTCAAATGACAAAACATGTCCGTGTTAGAGCCTCTGGAGGAAGGACTACAGCTTCTGAAATTGGGCAATTCTCCCCAATCTTTGTTTGGCTTCTAAGG GACTTCTATCTGGACTTAGTAGAGGATGATAGAAGAATAACACCCCGTGACTACCTGGAACTTGCTTTGAGGCCAGTTCAAGGTAGTGGAAAAGATATGGCTGCCAAAAATGAG ATTCGGGATTCTATCCGAGCTCTTTTTCCCGATAGAGAATGCTTCCCCCTTGTGCGGCCTTTGAACAATGAAAATGACCTCCAGAGACTTGATCAAATTTCG TTGGACAGACTAAGGCCTGAATTTAGATCTGGACTGGATGCATTGACAAAGTTTGTTTTTGAAAGAACAAGGCCAAAGCAAGTTGGGGCAACTGTAATGACAGGTCCCATATTGGTTGGTATTACAGAATCTTATATTGCGGCTCTTAATAATGGTGCAGTTCCTACAATTTCCTCCTCATGGCAG AGTGTTGAAGAAACTGAGTGTAGGAGAGCGTTTGATTCTGCTACTGATGTTTATAAGTCTTCTTTTGACCGTTCAAAGCCACCAGAGGAA GTTACATTAAGGGAAACGCATGAAGAAGCAGTTCAAAAATCCTTGGCAACATTTAATGCTGGTGCTGTCGGAGTTGGTTCTACAAGGAAGAAATATGAGGATTTACTCcagaaattttttagaaaagaatTTGAG GATTATAAGAGGAATGCATATATGGAGGCAGACTTGCGATGTTCAACTGCTATACAAAGTATGGAAAAGAGGCTGAGAGCAGCTTGCCATGCTTCTGATGCAAATATAGATAATGTTGTGAAG GTTCTTGATGCTCTTCTATCTGAATATGAAGCATCATCTCATGGTCCAGGAAAATGGCAGAAATTGGCTGTGTTTTTGCATGAGAG TTTGGAAGGTCAAGTACTTGACCTCACCAAGAGGTTAATAGATCAAGTCAGATCAGAGAAGAACTCCCTCATGCTTAAGTGCCGTTCCATTGAAGATAGGATGGCATTGCTTAACAAGCAGCTGGAAGCTAGTGAGAAGTATAAGTCTGAATATCTGAAGCGTTATGAAGATGCTATCAATGATAAGAAGAAGCTTGCAGATGAATATATGAGTCGCATAACTAATCTGCAGGGAAATTGCAGTTCACTGGAGGAGAGGAGTTCAAGCTTATTGAAAGCCTTGGATTCTGCCAAGCAAGAATCTTTAgactggaaaagaaaatatgaacAGTTCTTGACAAAGCAGAAAGCTGAGGAAGATCAAGCTAGTTCAGAAATTGCAGTTCTCAAGTCCCGAAGCAGTGCTGCTGAAGCACTGCTTGCAGCTGCTCGGGAACAAGCGCAGTCTGCTCAAGAGGAAGCTGGGGAGTGGAAAAGGAAGTATGATATTGCTGTGAGAGAAGCAAAATCTGCTCTAGAAAAGGCAGCAATTGTGCAAGAACGGTCAAATAAGCAAACACAACAGAGGGAAGATGCTCTGAGGGAAGAATTCTCTGGTAATTTGGCTGAAAAG GAAGAGGAAATAAAGGACAAGGAAGCAAGGCTGGCATATGCTGAGCAGCGTTTGACAACTCTAAAGTCAGAGTTGAAG GTTGCAGAGTCGAAAGTGGAGAGTTATGATGCAGAATTATCATCGCTCAAGCTTCAAATCAAAGAGTTGAATGAGAAGTTAGATGATGTAAATGATAGGGCCAAATCTTTTGAGAGAGAAGCAAAGATACTGGAGCAGGAGAAGATCCATTTGGAGCAGAAGTATGTATCTGAGTTCAAACGGTTTGATGAAGTACAGGAAAGGTGTAAAATCGCTGAAAGAGAAGCTAAGAGAGCAACTGAAGTAGCTGATAAAGCTCGGGCTGAAGCAGGTACTGctcaaaaggaaaagaatgagATGCAGAGGTTGGCAATGGAACGATTGGCGCAGATTGAGAGGGCTGAGAggcaaattgaaaatttggagaGGCATAAGAATGATTTGGCAGATGAGGTTGAGAGAATACGTGTATCAGAGATGGATGCTGTTTCAAAAGTTGCACTATTGGAGGCAAGAGTAgaggaaagggagaaagaaaTAGATTCATTATTGACATCGAACAATGACGAAAGGTCTACTACAGTACAAGCCCTTCAGAGTCTTCTGGACTCTGAACGTGCAGCACATGCAGAGGCTAACAACAGGGCAGAAGCCCTCTCTCTTCACCTACAATCTGCCCAAGCAAAAATCGACAAGCTCCAGCAAGAGCTGACCAAAGTTCGTATTAATGAAACAGCACTGGATAGTAAGCTTAAGACTGTTTCCCATGGGAAACGTCCAAGGGTAGATGACTTTGAAATGGGGTTGGAATCCGTTCAAGACATGGATACAAGTGACAAAATTATGAGAGGAAACAAGAGGTCTAGGAGCACAAATAGTCCCCTCAAGTACATGCACTCTGAAGATGGTGGTTCGGTGTTCAAGGGTGATGAGGATAACCATAGCCAGCAAACCAATCAGGAGGATTATACAAAGTTCACTGTCCAGAAACTTAAGCAGGAATTAACAAAGCATAACTTTGGTGCTGAACTGCTGCAATTGAAGAATCCTAACAAGAGAGACATTCTTGCGCTTTATGAGAAATGTATTCTCCAGAAGTCATGA
- the LOC126728217 gene encoding uncharacterized protein LOC126728217: MDEVTSTETSSQEVPNAECPLWQYVTKVEKPPSATVKKGIKACPNVTPSHRLEMQRMHDQVKNRQEGSDSTNPVDDKRRKVIGISPIEKAFQNNAKHELDSKIARMFYIGGLPFNFARNPYYRNSYAYAATHSIPSYVPPGYNTLRTTLLQKERVRVERLLKPIKDFWLENGVSIVFDGWSNPQRRPLINIMAVSDGGPVFIKTIDESGEFKDKHYIVGVLKDVIKEIGHEKVVQVITDNANVMKSAGALVEGEYPKIFWTPCVVHTFNLALKNICAAKNTKKNEVTYEECSWITRIVDDASFVRVFIMNHSMKLAMFNEFCPLKLLQVTDTRFASIVVMLQRLKLIKRCLQAMAISEQWASYREDDVGKPQKVKDMILSDLWWDKVDYILKFTAPIYDMLRVADTNKPCLHLVYEI, from the exons ATGGATGAAGTTACTAGCACAGAAACTTCATCTCAAGAAGTGCCAAATGCTGAATGTCCTCTTTGGCAGTATGTGACTAAAGTAGAAAAACCACCTAGTGCTACTGTTAAAAAAG GTATTAAAGCATGCCCTAATGTGACACCGAGCCATAGGTTGGAAATGCAGCGAATGCATGATCAAGTTAAGAAT AGACAGGAAGGGAGTGATAGTACAAATCCGGTTGATGATAAGAGGAGGAAGGTAATTGGGATTTCTCCTATTGAGAAAGCATTCCAGAATAATGCTAAACATGAATTGGATAGTAAAATTGCTAGGATGTTTTACATCGGTGGGCTTCCATTTAACTTTGCAAGGAACCCATATTATCGTAATTCCTATGCATATGCTGCTACCCATAGCATCCCAAGTTATGTTCCTCCTGGATACAATACCTTAAGAACAACActtttgcaaaaagaaagagtTCGTGTTGAAAGACTCTTGAAACCAATTAAGGACTTTTGGCTTGAAAATGGTGTAAGTATAGTTTTTGATGGATGGTCAAATCCACAAAGGAGGcctcttattaatattatggcTGTATCAGATGGGGGTCCAGTGTTTATAAAGACAATTGATGAGTCAGGTGAGTTCAAAGACAAACATTATATTGTTGGTGTGTTAAAGGATGTTATAAAAGAGATTGGACATGAAAAAGTTGTCCAAGTCATCACtgataatgctaatgtgatgaaGTCTGCTGGAGCTCTTGTTGAAGGTGAgtatcctaaaatattttggacaccCTGTGTTGTCCACACTTTCAATCTAgctttgaagaatatttgtgcagcaaaaaacactaaaaagaaTGAAGTTACATATGAGGAATGTAGTTGGATTACACGTATTGTTGATGATGCATCCTTCGTACGTGTTTTTATTATGAACCATTCAATGAAGTTGGcaatgtttaatgaattttgtcCATTAAAACTACTCCAAGTTACTGATACTAGATTTGCTTCGATTGTTGTAATGCTGCAAAGGTTGAAATTGATAAAGAGATGCCTTCAAGCCATGGCTATTAGTGAGCAATGGGCTTCTTATAGGGAGGATGATGTTGGAAAACCTCAAAAGGTGAAAGATATGATTCTAAGTGATCTTTGGTGGGATAAAGTTGATTATATCCTTAAATTCACAGCACCTATTTATGATATGCTACGAGTAGCCGACACAAATAAGCCTTGTCTTCATCTTGTGTATGAGATATGA